Genomic window (Ostrea edulis chromosome 9, xbOstEdul1.1, whole genome shotgun sequence):
aaatattacctaattttcctttaatgtgaaattcatcaaaaatatctttccccaagaatatacaattttccgATGTtgacctatatacatgtacttctgttTATATGTTTCGTATCTTTAAAATGGTGGCAATATACAAATTTCTTTGGTTCGACAACAATATTTGCATTTGCCAATGTATTTCCAtatatgtaatgataataataatgatatggACATTTAACTTTGTATAACATGTTCAGTCTTTCTTGCgcatgaatacaatcaccgcttcaaaagccAGGTactttcacctggcttcttgcgTATGCAATGCAGTAGCAGATTTAGAGGTCCTACTCCTTATTTGCCACAAATTTGAAAATAGAAATTGTGCAAGTAAAAgtccagattggcacccaaaatggctgagcaCTTTGGCTAATTCCATCTCCCCTTcctttcggaaatcctggatccgccactgtaatgccatcataacaaaaataaaaccgCATCAGAATATTTATGcagagtttattttgtaaacagacaCGAATTTCATCAATTGATATATTAGATACATTAAACACACCGTTCAGTTGTTCCATTTTGAATGCCGTCTGCAACTAGGCCTAAAACTGCAACTTATGCAACATGACGAATCGGAATTCATACGATGACTTTGATATTAGAAGCGAAGAAATGGAGGCAGAGTTAGATCTCAAGGACTTTATGATGATGATAACCTGTTGTTTCCAAGCAACAGCGTCACGGCCATGACTCGgcataagcgaggctggttttGAGGTTCGAAAAATTAATCCATGTCAGGGCACCGCTGCTAGCTGCGAATCTTCATAAGAATCCTTCAATAGAAATTTGTCAAGTGAACGAAAACTGTCTGTCAATTTGTATTTATTTCTCTTACACATCttggaggtaaaaaaaaaaaaaagaaaaaaagggaGCAGCCTACCTGCACTTcgtctaaatctgtcctacatGCCACGAGTCCCACCGATAAACATACCGCTGTTTCCTCCAAAACCCGACcaagagcttaacgttaacttaATCCATCTACCCTCCATCAATTCATTCAAATCCCCTGAATTTCTGTCGATATCTGTTttcaacaattgcgttttcaactttACGTAGGCCAACGCAACGGTTTTTCCATCGTTGATCtcgaccaaatcacatcacggatatagtttactccgctcttgtCTTCAATTCCATTGACTTTACGCTTCAAATTACCTTTCATTTACACCTATTTCGCCTTTTTATTAACCCTCTAAATACATTATCGTAGGTATTTTTCCTATTCATTTATTCGATGAAATCTAAccaactatattttgtgttgtccaattcatctgctacataagtatggaagctcggtaagaacacaaatcaaaatatagatataagtatgagaaataagatatcatttttggaatgttattgggatatgacctGAAGTTAGTACATAGGGTTATATGATTTGATCGCGTgataaaaatttctaaattttatttctttattggaAATACAGTTTTCTGCTTTGAACCattaaagttgtatggtccgaattttgacaaatttttCCCCACTTTGTAAAACCGATGTTAAATCTTCGCACGTACGTATTTAGGAGGATGTATGGCAAGTcgtacattatttcacctgtttgaACCATGGTGTTTACTAACAACCGTCACTcggccatttcaagtgacagtcaagtgtgcagttcaaactttcaaatcatcGGTGGTTTTATCAGTGTAAAGCTGGGTatttttgttacaacagtaccgtgccataagttctATCAAACACCTTTTAGTAATTCGTTgatttacgctctttcagccttaaaattaGACAGTTGGGTccgagttaatacatcatgttgggattcccctgacgcacATGGGGCTATTTATAAACGGCTAACAGACAAATTAATGCGTCATCCGGAACACCTCGCGTCTTTCACCAAAAAACAGTGTTCAGGATGATTTATGCGTACCACACTATATTCACTTTCTAAATAATCTTCttactgttttcttttacatgcaaatgttttcaattatgtaattaaaggaaagttaataactttaaacactaattaatctgcttgaaagtaattatgtacaaaaataatacatgaacatcggatcatacagctttagTATTGATAATTAACATGAAGGTGGAGCTACTTAAACATTCTGAAGAGCTTAAATACACCACTCTAAACATCCTTTTTAACATCATTTATGGCTTATGGATTCCAACCTCATTATGCCCAGAACTTCCCTTGAATCCCTTCCAAGGAGAATTATGACAGTTACCATGGTTATTAGGTGCTTgacaaaatattaaaagtttagTCAGTTCATTAATTTTAATATTCATTCCAACCCATGAATTTGGAAACGATGTTTATTTTAAGCATGTCCAGGAATACTTTAGAGATGGTACTTTGTGTCTAACTTTTgcgtacatgtattttagaatAGAAACTCTCATATTTGCATTGAAACTCATTCGAAAATTGAGTTGGTGTATGAacgtgttacatgtacagtcgCTCACCAGAGGGTGCTTTATGCAAGCTGCATTTACAGTTCGTAATGCACGGAACATTTGGTAGAGAATGGAACGAGTTAATGTGATACAGCAAATTGGAAATATTACTGGATTTTTCTGCAGCTATATAAGTCATGGTGTTTATGTTTGATTATATCTATACATCCATTCACTAAGCATTCACTAGTGTACCTAATCATGGTGTGTAGATAttccaacatttttaaaatcggaATAAGTAGCTGGACGTTTAACTTAAaggtatatacaatgtataaatgcATATGCTTATTTTCTTCAGGTAGAGTGAATTTGATCTGCGGCCAGTAGACTCAGTGGTTGGACATTTAAATCGACGCGtatacattttacttttatgtGAGCCATTGCAGCGGATTTTCAAAGGTGTTATAGTTCGAATTCTTTTATTCTCCTTAAACGTGTAGAAGATCAACTAACAAAACTGAAATTCTTTATGCAACAATAATATACACAGAATTGTACATTATATACTCATTACGAATTGAgagaaaaatcaaaattcaatcattaaaaaaaatactgttGTTTTAAGGaggcattaaaaaaaaaagatatttatttattttcatttaatttttagctcaagaaaaaaaatcatctaaGGCTAGTAAACGCTTTCGAGACAAACACATTTATGAGttaaaaattccaaatattGTGCATTAACTAGTAGTGAATTAATGCAGATGAACgattttaaagctgtatgacccgatgttcatgaattatttttatacataattactttaaagcagattaattactttataaagttattaacttcccttaattacatgcttgaaaacatctgcatgtaaaagaaaacagtgagaatattatttagaaagtaaatatagtgtggtacatatataaatcattcgGAAAACCTCGGGCCTTTTACCCAAAACACGGTGTTTTcggtgaaaggcccgaggtgttCCAGATAACGCATAAATTATACGGTGTTAGacatctataaatagacccacgcgcgtcaggggaatcccaacatgatgtattaactcatacgcaactgtctagttttaaggctgaaagagcgtaaaacaaggaattactaagaggtatttgatatttttatttctattaaacttatgacacagtactgttgtaacaaaatacagaGTTTTACACattaagaccaccgatgatctgaaagtttgaactggtcacgtgactgtcacttgaaatggcagagtgacgcggttatttgtaaacatcgatttaaaatcaaataattttggttaaaacaggtggaATAaagtatgatatgtcatacagcctcataactataTACGTGCGATTAtctaatagcgtttttacgagatggaataaaaatgttgtaattcggaccatacagctttaattattttttttcttcatacaAGAGGTTCGAATACAATTTAAATACAACTGTATATAGAGACTTTATTTCATTCCTGAGACATGAATAATTTTTGATATCGATTAACACTCATGGAAATGTGGGGGTCTCACGAGTTGAATTCTATATTCAACAAAGAAACACCGAATTTTctggggattttttttaatggttttTAGCTCATATGAGCCTTTCTTTGGTCTCTAGTTCACCTTAGGCTAAGCCTAAGACTTTTCTGTTTTCAGCGATGTCGGCATTGTAATTTTTTCgcaatttcatcttctccagaaccattgggctaattATAGCCCACACAATATTTTTTACCCGTCCGTGAGTCAGTCAGTCCTTCAGtctcttgtcagcgcaactcctctgataCTGCTGCATAGAActttgtgaaactttgtagttaataaggataCACTGTGTagagttctcccaataaaagtaattatataaatcaaaacattttgtcatttatttctccgagagtggaagaaatgattgcttcttttatcgtttacaaaTTTCCAAACAAAAGgccatgatttaccttaattttgaaaattttagggagggggtggggcttaaatccgccactgatacactcatgattttaaaatctcaaactgttaaataatttttatgaattgtCACTTCTTTAACTGTCTTGTATCAATATCATCTTATTTTGTGCCAGAATCAATGTTTACGAGTTTCATATTAACTCTTCTCATTTTCATCGATTTTTCTTCCTAATAAGGCTTTACGCCtcataaaaaaatcattcatttgaaattttgatatgaataaagAAGTTTGTAAATGTTAACACCGTCACTGATGATTAAAGCAATTATGTTTCTTTCATGTGTGAAGATTAATGACAAAACCCGGTTTtcggtgattttttttttttttttatcaaaatgtacgatTTTACCCCCAAAATACACGTTTCCCTTTTGTTTTGTGCTCTCGATTTTTTATATATGCTAGAGCATCCCTTGACTCAccgtttgaaaacaaaaatttctgctgcaattagtttgaggttacgCTATATTTTTGGCTAGAATGACTGGACtacaagcaatgttggagcgtggggtatgtgagcttgctcactttttctttcatttcaacTAAATTTGATACAGAGTGAATAGCCTCGCTTTCCCCAGACTCTCGCTCTCGCGACTTTGCGCAAGCGAGAGTCTGGTATGATTGGTATTCTATTTTTGTGATGTCAAATGGAAGCTTACCGATAAATCGGTATTGTTTCTGATTGACTGATAGAGAAACGTGGAGGAAATGAAGTTCGAAGCAACTGCcaaagtttgtttacaaaggcgaaatttcaattttcaaatgaaagacCTTCAGTCTTCAAAACTAAAAGACATCTTGGTTCAACACACAATGAAATATCTCTGTTTGCCTTGTAAcgaacaaaaaaacaaacaaacatatatcCTCATCAGGAGTAACCATTGTTATTGTTTTGGTATGGCGCCCTCTACTGGTCACACAAGTAAGATAGAATATCGCTCGTACAAAGTCTCGAGAGCGAGAGTCTGGGGAATGGGAGACTATTGGGTAAAAGAATTCAAGAGGGCACAACCCCTTTtaagaggagataatcaagaaaatatgAGATCATTTTAAGATCCTCTCAAGATCTGCTGGGTAAGTCAGAAAAGATTTAAGTTTGtccaaatcatgcccccccccccccatgggtAGCGTGGGAGCTGCAATAGGGGATAAAActtttacatggggatatacatatttaataatctaaaatcttctcgagaacagGGCCATAATTAGTTACAGTGTATATTGATAACTAATGTGCGAGCATTTTCAGATAGTACAGATtcaaagtttgttcaaatctttaaaaagtattttcacGAAGAACAACAGAGTCATGATTAGTCATTCAGTCACATCAACGTGTAAGCCGATTCAAATTTATTCACTTTGTGGTCCCCAGGAATAGGATAAGGGCACAATGGGGTATCAAAGTTTACACgacctatatacatgtatatatagtgatgtctccatatgagtcaGTGAAAGATtatcgagagggatgttaaaaagttaacaatcaatcgatcaatccATCTTTGCGATTCATTTATTATAATAGATCAAAAACCAACAACCATGCAACAACTACTAGAAGATAGACTAATTTTGGATGAGACATTGTTTTTCAGAATGGCGATGCCGATCGTCATTGTTTTCTTGATGCTCCTTCCAGTTCCGAGTCAATCCATGACTCATGTATTCTGTTATCCCAGGGATCCCTGTTTTCCGAGTGCCAGCGTCATCAACGCTTTCACGATCTCACTGCCAAATGCAACAGTGATTTTCCCCACAGAGAATGAGACCTACATTAATGTGACAAAGATGCGAAACCTGGTTAGGACCAGTTATCCCTTCGTCGTTGTCATGGCGAAGACACGTGGAGATGTCAAGGACACTATAGCTTTTGCCAGGCAATATAATCTTCATCTGACTGTTCTTGGTACTGGTCATGACTACAATGGTCGCTCCACAGGAAATGACACGCTACAGGTACGGAAAATAAGtattctatctatctatctatctaagttgaagataacgaacagtgatcaatctcataactcctataagcaatacaaaataaaaagttgggcacacacggacacctggatatcCAGAGGTTGGATAAGGTGCTTacgaggagtaagaatcccctgtcgaccggtcacacccaccgtgaacccttTATCTtcattaggtaaacggagttatccgtagtcaaaatcaatcaAAAAACCATATTTTAAACCTTTTTAGTAGatggatggtgggatttttttttataatcatgGTATaatttgaagggttcatcaaatcaaaaagtaatCGACtaaaggaattttcaaaattttggttactgcttgatttatttcacttaGACCTTAGCATCGAAGTCTacgggattgattgattgattgatgttttccgccacactcaacaatttttcagttatctggtggcgcccagtttttattggtggaagagagagaccaccgaccttccgaaagtaaacagggaaactttctcactgaccggcgcgagcgggattcgaacccacgccgacagaggtgagaggccgtgtgattttaagcgtgatgctctaaccactcggccacgtaGGCCTTTGAAGTCTACgggaagagcatgttttatgaaaatattttttaaagaaatattttcacacaaatctcttggtagaaagtgacacacactttctctttatgaaaatatgaaataaaataaattatgtaCCACACACATCTTTAGAAAAATagattttccttatttttccatagggcagataactctttaAAAATGTCTCAAGTGCAAAGAGGTTGGCTTCTAATCACTTACTaatcatgtgaatttcatttatttcactTTTATCATTATCCCGTGgagacccgggttagaataggtcctcattactaaatggggcggtcctttggttgagactgcaaaaaccgaggccccgtgtcacagcatgtatggcacgataaagatccctccctgttcaaagtccgtaagcgccgagcatagacctaaattttgcagcccttcactggcaatgattacgtctccatatgagtgaacaattctcgagagggacgttaaacaatataaaatcaatcaatcattatatataacaataaacatttatgttgatttaaatccttcaaaattgttcattatcctttcgttatatattgaataccttaataGTGTGTAACTTTAAACTTCAAGAAATACCTGTAGATATATCTCTTAAATATAGTTAAACCTGAGGTTGATGAAGGATAAAGTGGTGGATCTTACTTCTTGGAGACATAAGAACGGAACGATATCGGTGGGACCCGGAAACACGTGGATGGAAGTCTACAGGGAGGTGAGTCTGATATGTTGATTGGATGTTTACAGGGAGGTGGGTCTGATCTGTTGATTGGATGTCTACAGGGAGGTGGGTCTGATCTGTTGATTGGATATCTACAGGGAGGTGGGTGTCATCTATACTGGGGGAAGTGTTGATTGGATGTCTACAGGGAGGTGGGTGTGATCTATACTAGAATTGTTGATTGGATGTTTACAGGGAGGTGGGTGTGGTCTATACTGGGAGAAGTGCTGATTGGATGTCtatagggaggggggggggggtctgatcTGTTGATTGGATGTTTACAGGGAGGTGGGTCTGATCTGTTGATTGGATGTCTACAGGGAGGTGGGTGTCATCTATACTGGGGGGAAGTGTTGATTGGATGTCtatagggaggggggggggggtctgatcTGTTGATTAGATGTCTACAGGGAGGTGGGTGTGATATATACTAGAATTGTTGATTGGATGTTTATAGGGAGGTGGGTGTAATCTATACTGGGAGAAGTATGGATTGGATGTCTACAGGGGGGTGGATGTGATTTATACTGGGAAAAGTGTTGAATGGATATCTACTATCCGTAGGTTGACAAGCACAGGAGAGTCATCGTTGGCAGTAGCACCCAGACTGTAGGGATGGGTGGATACACTCTCGGAGGGGGACTGAGCCCAATCTGCCGTTTCTATGGAATGGCCATTGACAACTTACTGGAGGTGGAAATAATCATGGCGGATGGTAGAATCATCACAGCAACAAAGGACTTCGTCCACACTATCTACACCAATGGAAGCACCTCTAACGTCACCGACACGGATTTTTTCTGGGCTGTGGCTGGCGGTGGAGGGGGCACATTTGGTGTGTCCACCAGACTTGTATTTAAATTACACACCCCACCAGAGAAAGTCATCAGACTCACAATGATTTATCCCATGTATACAGTATGGACTGAAGATGTGTTCGCTCAAGTATACACAAAAGTAACGGAACTGTTCACCGATGATTTACCTCACGAGTGGGGTGGTTATCTCATCTTCGATGGAAAGACTGATGAGTACGGATCTAGGGGACACGTGACGTTTGTTTTAAATCACCTGGGATCAAACACCACAGCCTCCTACAGGTACCTGGAAAGTCTCATTGACTTCCTGCCGACAAAGAGATATTTCGAAATCAAAGAGTACCCAACTTTCTTGGAGTACGAGAAAGAGATGACTGAAGAATTCCCATATTAccttatctttatttttaactCTCTAATCCCTACAAGCAGCCTCACCACTGAGTTTAGAGATTACGTGAGGCAGTCGGTATTAGATAAACCCACAACGTATTCAGAGACGGGCTACACGGCTACACTGATTGGAGGTAAGCATGTAAAAACAATGTAAATCATAGCCTTGAACCAAGTCTTGTGTTCTAAAAACATCCTCTGAAGTTGTCTTCCTCGCATTATAATGTTGTTAGAATGCAAGTAGAGCAACATTACACCAAACAATTGTCTTGAATGGTTggtgatagagctttcataattcacatgtatattcctCGTGACAAGACGTTTCTTTTCATacaatttttaggtcacctgaatcattcaggcgacctattgctatctgtttttgtccgtcgtcgttcgtcgtgcgtcatgcgttaacatttgaacattttcagcttcttctctgaaacccctgaaccaatttcaaccaattttggcataccGTCAAGCGAAAACCACCCTtaagtgcattgtgacgtttaTCGAGAAATCAAGCGGTAAAGTCGACGTCACGTTTTTACGATATGACGGCATGATTTTCTGCAACGTTGTTTTTTCAATCACATGTTAGGCGCTTCCTTGAGAAATCATGGAACTGTCAGTACGCACTTTAAAACACACAAGTTTCATTTAtctgttatatatacaattattatatattatatcggTTTAAGTGTTTAGTATTGATGTTAATTAGTGCTATGTATTAATGGATTTTCgtcgaaaataaaaaatatatttacaggtATTTCCCTTTCTTCGGGAAATACAGGTAAAATGAAAGtctatagaaatgaaaatatttcacctgACATCCTGAATTTATGTGTGACATATACCAAACAGTCATATTTTTAAACAgacatatttttaaagtaaCGTTTATTTGGGTTTACGTCCCCCCCTCCCATTTTTAAAGTAACGTTTATCTGGGtttacgccccccccccctcccctattTGAAATATTAGATCGATAGAATATgaattgcatgtatataaaacagcTGTCCGATTGTTGTGCTTCCTGTTGGTTTACTTTCTGCGGTGTttacaagttttacaatatgtactATTCCTTGATTGTGAACGTACATATGTATCTTACAATgctgtaaatatgtacaaaatagtgaaatattgtgaaattcgtggtccctgccccgcTGGgacctgaggggtggggcaaaaaccatcaaaatgagtgtaattttaaaaaaatcttcttctttactcctggacatcaagaagccaaactgtgggcataattataatgagcgttgagccctctaccaaaattgtgaaattcatggcccctggggaaggggttcttgtgttagggtggggctctattggtcatatagtgaaaatgtagaaattctttgaaaatcttcttctctgtctctgggtattaagtagacaaattaatagcatggtaatgatgagcaaggatgcctctttaaatttgtgaaattcatggcccctggatcaggggttctggtgctagggtggggctctataagtcatatagtgaaaatgcattatttcattgaaaatcttcttctctgggtattaagtagacaaactaatagcatggtaatgatgagcaaggatgcctctttcaaaattgtgaaattcatggcccctgggtcaggggttctggtattagggtggggccctattgatcatatagtgaaaatgcattttatttctttgaaaatcttctcctctgctgctgggtattaagtagacaaactaatagtatgataataatgatcaaggatgcttctttcaaaactgaaatttatggcccctgggtcaggggttctggtgcaaaggcggggctgattgattatatagtgaaaatgcaatatttctttgaaaatcttctgtttttgtccgtcgtcgtgcgttaacatttgaacattttcagcttcttctctgaaacccctgaaccaatttcaaccaattttggcatatagcatctgtgggtggaggggaacaaaattgtgaaattcgtggtccctgcccccctggggcctgaggggtggggcaaaaaccatcaaaatgagtgtaattttaaaaaatcttcttctacaatgacacatgtacttcatgaccacatagctattcaatgtttcttccatccaaaagtaaaattct
Coding sequences:
- the LOC125659760 gene encoding uncharacterized protein LOC125659760, with amino-acid sequence MQQLLEDRLILDETLFFRMAMPIVIVFLMLLPVPSQSMTHVFCYPRDPCFPSASVINAFTISLPNATVIFPTENETYINVTKMRNLVRTSYPFVVVMAKTRGDVKDTIAFARQYNLHLTVLGTGHDYNGRSTGNDTLQLNLRLMKDKVVDLTSWRHKNGTISVGPGNTWMEVYREVDKHRRVIVGSSTQTVGMGGYTLGGGLSPICRFYGMAIDNLLEVEIIMADGRIITATKDFVHTIYTNGSTSNVTDTDFFWAVAGGGGGTFGVSTRLVFKLHTPPEKVIRLTMIYPMYTVWTEDVFAQVYTKVTELFTDDLPHEWGGYLIFDGKTDEYGSRGHVTFVLNHLGSNTTASYRYLESLIDFLPTKRYFEIKEYPTFLEYEKEMTEEFPYYLIFIFNSLIPTSSLTTEFRDYVRQSVLDKPTTYSETGYTATLIGGKMRKVGTEATSVHPGFRDAFLAMTGYLGFGLAGIYEILGICYKSVERNREFAKFGNGMYPNEAGQSTPDWQKKFWGSNYDRLYKTKLREDPDVFFTCDQCVGSELRQFSSAKSLMINNVFLCLSILLSCTIGQN